The genomic segment TTGGGGATCGCCTGTTTCCCTTGGCGCTCGATGTAACCGATTCGAGTGCTACAGCCGGCCTGCCGGAGAACTTGCCCGCGGCGTGGCGCGAAATCGACATCCTCATCAATAATGCGGGGTCCGATGTCGGCGGGCGGCAGCCATTTGAAGTCGGATCGATTGAGGATTGGGTAAGTACGATCGACGTCAACGTGACGGGCCTCTTGCGCGTCAGCCGCGCCGTCATGCCGGGGATGATCGCCCGTGGCCGTGGACATATCGTCAATTTGGGCTCGATGGCCGCCCTGCGCCCGACGGCTGGCTTGGCTGCCTATGGTGCGAGCAAGGCCGCGGTGCACGGATTCAGCGACGGGTTGCGTGCCGAGCTGCGCGGATCGCCGATTCGCGTGAGCGAAATCATGCCGGGCACGGCACGCACTGGCTTTGCCGAAGCCCGCTGGCGGGGTGACAAGGCGGAGGCCGAGAAGTTTTATAATTCTTTCAAGACGTTACTAACTTCCGAGGATGTGGCGAGCGCTGTCATCTACGCGCTCGAGCAGCCCCC from the Alphaproteobacteria bacterium genome contains:
- a CDS encoding SDR family NAD(P)-dependent oxidoreductase gives rise to the protein MASDTNILRPGAIALVTGASSGFGEAIAMALAAKEVRVIATARNAARLAKLEKRIGDRLFPLALDVTDSSATAGLPENLPAAWREIDILINNAGSDVGGRQPFEVGSIEDWVSTIDVNVTGLLRVSRAVMPGMIARGRGHIVNLGSMAALRPTAGLAAYGASKAAVHGFSDGLRAELRGSPIRVSEIMPGTARTGFAEARWRGDKAEAEKFYNSFKTLLTSEDVASAVIYALEQPPHVVVAELVILPTSQA